A single Acidimicrobiia bacterium DNA region contains:
- the rpsO gene encoding 30S ribosomal protein S15, with product MPDTATTITEHRLHESDTGSTEVQVALLTGRINHLTEHLRVHEKDHHSRRGLLMLVGQRRRLLDYLRRNDVERYRALIAKLGLRR from the coding sequence ATGCCCGACACTGCCACCACGATCACCGAGCACCGCCTCCACGAGTCCGACACGGGTTCCACGGAGGTGCAGGTTGCCCTGCTCACCGGGCGGATCAACCACCTTACGGAGCACTTGAGGGTCCACGAAAAGGATCATCACTCGCGCCGTGGGCTGCTCATGCTCGTCGGCCAACGGCGTCGGCTGCTCGACTACCTCCGGCGAAACGACGTCGAGCGGTACCGGGCACTGATCGCAAAGCTCGGACTCCGGCGGTAG
- the truB gene encoding tRNA pseudouridine(55) synthase TruB, producing MKDGLVVVDKPGGCTSHDVVAKLRKVYGQRRVGHAGTLDPDATGVLLVGLGRATRLLRFLQEAGKSYRGRIVFGIATSTLDAAGEIVEQQPMPLAQDDIEAAVTRFVGEIEQLPPMVSAVKVGGRRLHQLARAGEDVERAPRRVRVDRFEVEDFESGPYPSVTVFVECGSGTYIRALAADLGVALGGCAHLASLRRLSVGSFTLAEARELDDVVAQPDRAVISLAHAMRDLERVDVDDEQVRAASHGIAFPIGSLGERGPGPFALVGPGDELVAVYERRGAACKPAVVIASSGTES from the coding sequence ATGAAGGACGGACTCGTCGTCGTCGACAAGCCGGGCGGCTGCACCTCTCACGACGTCGTCGCCAAGCTGCGGAAGGTGTACGGGCAGCGCCGCGTGGGGCACGCGGGCACGCTCGATCCCGACGCGACGGGAGTACTGCTCGTCGGGCTCGGGCGCGCGACGCGGCTGCTGCGCTTCCTGCAGGAGGCGGGGAAGTCCTACCGGGGGCGCATCGTCTTCGGGATCGCGACGAGCACTCTCGACGCGGCGGGAGAGATCGTCGAGCAGCAGCCGATGCCGCTCGCGCAAGACGACATCGAGGCTGCGGTCACGCGCTTCGTGGGTGAGATCGAGCAGCTCCCACCGATGGTTTCGGCGGTGAAGGTCGGTGGACGCCGGCTCCACCAGCTCGCGCGCGCGGGAGAAGACGTCGAGCGCGCGCCGCGCCGAGTGCGCGTCGATCGCTTCGAAGTCGAAGACTTCGAGTCGGGGCCGTACCCGTCGGTGACGGTGTTCGTCGAGTGTGGGAGCGGCACGTATATCCGTGCGCTCGCCGCCGACCTCGGCGTGGCGCTCGGTGGCTGCGCGCATCTGGCCTCTCTGCGTCGACTGTCGGTGGGGTCGTTCACGCTTGCCGAGGCGCGAGAGCTCGACGACGTGGTCGCGCAACCTGACCGCGCCGTGATCTCGCTCGCGCATGCGATGCGTGATCTCGAGCGCGTCGACGTCGACGACGAACAGGTGCGCGCCGCGAGTCACGGGATCGCGTTCCCGATCGGTTCGCTCGGCGAGCGGGGGCCGGGCCCGTTCGCGCTCGTGGGACCAGGAGACGAGCTCGTCGCGGTGTACGAACGGCGCGGGGCAGCGTGTAAACCTGCAGTCGTGATCGCCTCCTCGGGCACCGAGAGCTGA
- a CDS encoding bifunctional riboflavin kinase/FAD synthetase, whose product MKIVERLAELRSDAGAAVTIGVYDGVHLGHHEVLRLVRDLADARGLDAVCVTFDRHPAEVVRPDSAPKLLTTLDQKLELLAETGFLDRCFVLHFDEARSRQAAEEFAREVFVDGAGARLVVVGADFHFGARRGGNVALLERMGAELGFAVVGLGLEATSGGVVYSSTRIRELLAEGDVTAATELLGRPHEVRGRVEVGDRRGRELGFPTANLMVPTRVCLPADGIYAGTFVGPDGVERAAAISLGRRPTFYEHAEMSLLEAFVLDFEGDLYGDEVKVRFVERLRGEVRFETVEALVEQMARDVEQTRRLLG is encoded by the coding sequence ATGAAGATCGTCGAGCGGCTCGCCGAACTCAGGTCCGACGCGGGCGCGGCAGTGACAATCGGCGTGTACGACGGCGTGCACCTCGGTCATCACGAGGTGCTTCGGCTCGTGCGCGATCTGGCCGATGCGCGCGGCCTCGACGCAGTGTGCGTCACGTTCGATCGCCACCCGGCTGAAGTCGTTCGACCGGACTCGGCCCCGAAGCTCCTCACCACGCTCGACCAGAAGCTCGAGCTGCTCGCGGAGACCGGCTTTCTCGACCGTTGCTTCGTCCTGCACTTCGACGAGGCACGCAGCCGCCAGGCCGCGGAGGAATTCGCGCGGGAGGTGTTCGTCGACGGCGCCGGCGCGCGGCTCGTCGTGGTCGGGGCCGACTTCCATTTCGGAGCGCGACGCGGTGGCAATGTCGCGCTCCTCGAACGGATGGGGGCCGAGCTCGGTTTCGCGGTGGTGGGGCTCGGCCTCGAAGCTACGTCCGGGGGAGTCGTGTACTCGTCGACGCGCATCCGGGAGCTCTTGGCCGAGGGCGACGTCACCGCCGCCACCGAGCTGCTCGGTCGACCGCACGAGGTGCGCGGCCGGGTCGAGGTGGGCGACCGCCGCGGCCGCGAGCTCGGGTTCCCGACCGCCAACCTGATGGTCCCGACCCGGGTGTGCCTTCCGGCCGACGGCATCTACGCGGGCACCTTCGTCGGCCCCGACGGCGTGGAGCGTGCCGCCGCGATCTCGCTCGGGCGGCGCCCCACGTTCTACGAGCACGCGGAGATGTCGCTGCTCGAGGCGTTCGTGCTCGACTTCGAGGGCGACCTCTACGGCGACGAGGTGAAGGTCCGGTTCGTGGAGCGCCTGCGGGGCGAAGTGCGTTTCGAGACCGTCGAGGCCCTCGTGGAGCAGATGGCGCGAGACGTGGAGCAGACCCGCCGTCTGCTCGGCTGA